The genome window AGCAATAGTGAAGGCACGATCGGCTTTTACAAGCAGTCTCTTGAGTTGTGATTTAAATAAATCTTAAGAAAACagcaacgaaagcctgacatcgttgCTTGGGATGTCACAATCATTGCGCAATTGCACCCTCATcacctggaaaataacaaatagaaacatggtgtggccctgtgtatatttcctggaaggggAAACCCCAACCGGGGGATGCATGAAAGTGGCCGAGACAGGTGGATCCTCTCAGGGCAACAGTTTCGTGAGGcccgctctcctggaagtggcaacaatTTTGACAGGCGAAAAAGTAATGAAAGTGAAACTGATTCTGCGCCTCTGTGAATTGGGGTACCACACAGTTCACTTTCGTGGTGTAATTTTCCcctaatcattatttatatgctCTTGTTTGCTCGGCatcgagttgggaggggccaacgTCTGAATGAGAAGACGTGAACAGTAATAGCTtagatattagcttgctagctgagATAGtttgaaggggggaaaaaaaggatttaTCTCATTCTGAACAGTTCGGTAAATGCACATGTTAAAGTTGAGGTGttaggtacctttagcaagattAAGAACCACTCTGCTAGTGTGAAACAGCATTTATAACCAGTAGAAGCAGTCGGGCGGTCGTAGTGCATTTTgaactttatttgtattatatccattttttgtttgtttgttttgttttgtttttacagacgaaaaataGTTACTTGCCCTGTAAAGGGTTGAGTAAATATCTAtaatcattagctgccattaacGGCTATAGTAGGGTGACCATAAGTCCTCTTTTGccaggacatgtccacttttcaaaCCCTGTCCGGGCCGTCCGGCGGGGTTTTATAaactcatgaaaatgtccggttttcattatttttcacaggACAAATTAGCGTGTGTTTTCGaggtactgtgctgcctgtgacgtgttcccagagagcctgaTCAGTTGTTAACACTTTTATTACGATCAATACGTATGTAATCAAATGATCATGTACTCAAAAGAGTAATTAAGAcgaaaatacctttattctactttggatacaaatttgcgcatgcgtgtgCAGTCACTGACTGGCTTTATCATCGCGTCAACTGTCAAATCTCATTCCAACAAACCCTCGTCACAACAGGAGCTCACATGCTAACGGTATGTCCACTTGCTAAACTTACTTTTCGGCAATtgttgacttctgtcagagCCATGTTCTCGTGTGTTCTGTAAACTCCCGTTTGGTGTCCGCATCATTGTGCTGCCGATgactgtaaacttttatagcaatgtctgatcttgcctCGGCTACCGgtgctcgctaatagggtagctgaGCTGTCAGTGAGTTAAGCCGCGCTGGGCATGATGGAAAATGTAGTTTTtaactgctgcgttttggaaacatgctggttaaattgtttgtcaatttatttcggttattgtttgcgtgcaatctagaacattaaaCAAGAACAACAGTTGAGTGGGAATAAAACTCTCAGCAACAATTGTcgtatagtaatttataaaaatgtttagttggcacatagcgtactgtgtgtgtgtattgactggactaactttccattatattattattattattattattattattattaataattagttcactcttttctttttgtgtgtgttttaattttttttaggaaTAATACAGCCTATTGATTAACTTCTGAGAATTCAAATTTGTGTCTTTGACCGGGACGGCTCGATTAATGGAATGAACGTGTCACCgactcaccgtcaatggcactaaaagacGATCGTCGGCCAAAATAACCAAGCTTTAGCTGCACTGCAACCGGATTCAGTGTAgcactgcaacgattaatcgattaatttcaagtattcaattagaaaaaaaaagattcaaattaaattttgctgcttcgggtATTCGTTTAAATAAGGTGGTGTTGTAAAGGTTTGTTTTGAAcgggtttgcatttagttttattgatctgggtggatacactgccctctagtctgcctcatttcacgtggctgaatccagctgctccctgttgaggCCAACATAAgctgagtttttgtttgagctaattttttaatgcattcgtaaagtagtttataggtatacagtggtacctcgacatacaatcgcttcgacacactatcttttcgacatccgacgtaaaatttgacttgccatttttttctacgtccgacgacatgctctaaatacgacgatctatgacagcacggcagtttctttgttttccggcATGACGaacgcatggcagattttcttgtgagagaaatcaacatgtagATCAACATGTAGTTGagaaaaaaggtgatgcttaccgttaccattgacatgaagatagatatgatagaaaaatatgagcgtggggtgcgcatccatcatatggctcgctcaacaatacagacgtagacggtctatgacggtcctcctccgttcgccagtcttcataagttaaggtggcaattattattgtggtaacatcgccaaagaaatcgccagcttcgtcaggtttctaatcatttattacaTCAACTTGTGCCTAGTGTCCCCCGCAGCAATTAAACAAGGTTAAAGTGAAACTAAGTCAGgcacgcgatgcgttcaggtacaccacgaaaacacattcgccacattagaaccaggtttgttaaattattacaagtgttgttattattattgctgTTATTATAGtattattcctatttttattcataatgtatttgttttgctttttgtaattaatatttgcaatagtaacatcaatATTTATTGAGAATTAAGTGTAGgtctttgggctgtggaacgaattaatggaattctaGTGTTGACAGatgaccatttcgatttacaaacaagctcctggaatgaattaacttcattctcgcagtcggcatgatgtcacgatgacatcatctcgcatagcaacgtgtcgccattttgagatgggggcacgtacaagtaaacatccgtagacaaatgtctgaaattcatatatttcagctgtgttttgcgtctttttcataaaaacgtcttaaacctgACATTATTATCacaagtcactgccgacagaggcaaggaggcgatacaacttaaaattagcgtgtattggccagcaaatctgcccatacaaagtcgcagctgatagctggataaacaatccaaaggtattgcctgcagtggagttcggaaacatctacaactacctcaaagtcacccagtaaattgtcctttatcaattacgtgaaatatgtactgtgtggaactaagaaaactggtagtatatacggagtgattatttctgccgtaaccggtaattcgcctccaagcgttatttagccgagaACacgtcacggctaaataaccaattcccaccaggccaataatataccgattgaccgatcagagcagttcacggcaaaagaaaaataacgctttgcgagttctcggttccggtaataataaccactgcctagtctattgaatcctagcagctaattggggcagcaacaaaaaaatcgattaaagtttactcaccagtaataaaatgtcggctgcaaacgtgaaTGTGCCTAGTCCACGGAACAGTCTTCTTACTGtccctcgattgattgctttcagccaattgcttgtccttttcttctcacgaggaagaatgaaaaacttcaaatgcggctccgaactcttccttgtgttacaacccgcaacacggcaacttttagtcattccgacggaaaaaaaagaccgcaaataagacaaaagttcaacgcgtttgtacaatgcacgacagagcaactgcttgtgactcatgttttgcccccatttcaatatggtgacgctttgttgtggcctgGATGTCCGTCTGCGAGAACAtgaagaggtaccactgtatttagccgttttttgtgggaatacgtgtGTGAACCAtttaagaacattgtaaaaaaaaaaatttttttttttaagtttgcgttttatagcatttaagctagcagacatttgttatgcaagttagccaattgttcttttgttgtacatagatactatataccgtttgaggctctgctcaggtattttaattttttatgttccttactcgattattcgacccaactagttcatcgattaatcgactactaaaataatcgataggtgCAGCCCTAATTCAGTGTAATGCGTAAATTGGGTAAAAACGAGTTGGCAGTCGTACCTGGCAGTATCCTTCCGCTCGACAGCGGGTGCCAGGGGTCGTTGTCGGTGGCCAGAAACAAGCACTCCGGGTCCTTAAGGTAGCAAGACGCCTTGGCCAGCTTGAGGAAAGTCAGTCGGTCGTCGTGGCCCACCAGCACCGCCTTGACGTCGGCGGCCAGAGCGCAGTCGTAAATGGTGGCGCCCGGCTCGTCCGCCTCCTCCACGCAGGGGATTCCGGCCTCCCGCAGCTCGTCCCGTAGCCCGTCGCAGCCGACCACGAAAACCTGTCCTCGGAGCTTGGCCACGTCCCGCAGGTAGAGGGCCGAGCAGTAAGACGAGCTGAAGATGTGCTCCAGCGCGACGGCGGTGAAGCCTAGCCGGTAGAACTTGTGCAGGTATTTCTCGCGCGGCCTGGTCGAGTTGTTGGTGACGAACACCACGTTTTTACCCTGCTTCATGAGCGAGTTGACCACCTGGGCCGCGCCCGCCACGGCCTTCTCGCCGTGCCACAGGACTCCGTCGCAGTCGAACAAGAAGAACTCCTTGGCCTCCAGGAGAGCTCGTATCTGCGCACCGCCTATTTttcggcagcctttgaagccaaaGGCGACCGCCATGGCGGCGTTATCCTCGGCCTCTTCCGTCCTTCACCTCCGAGTGCGGTGCCGTGTTAGGAGTCCGACCATTATCGTGCGCAAAAGGGGGAAACACGAGAAATCACGTTGCGGTGAGAGAGGACCTTGGCGAGGTTACGTAGCAGCACCACAGACAGGAAGACGGCTTGACGTCTGGCAACGCCCACCTGCTCAAATACTGACCAATCCAATTGCAGTGGCACTTTGACCAGTCAGGAACGTACTACAATATATATCTATCACATTTTGTGtatgaactagatgtgaaaatgGCGCTGACAGCCAATCGTGACGAACACATTCATAGCTAAACGACATTGTAGTCACTCTAAATTGTTCAATTTTCAACAGCTTTTCATTTTTTGGGTTTTTCATAAAAATCAGAGATGCAGTAAATTACCTGCataatttaaaattattaaatatttgttttaacATCCAGACTTAATCCCAGCCACGTAAATACGGTTTGTATATAAAACAAACCCTATGAAAATCCGTCTAGATTTCAATGAGTTACAAGTATTTTAAGGGAGCAAATCACTCACCTAGGGCACGCTGCAACAGAGACTGTCTTAAGCTACATTCAAACAGAacaggtgttctgacaaattttgcaacccatcaaaaattgctaccttgcggttgtgcacatgcgcgtaacgttcaaaatggccgcgaatgcagcgattccaaagtaaacactacaaactttctctaaagaaaggaatatttacttaagtttggtcatgtaaagacatgtacaaaaattctcagacacatcctaccatgttagctgcacacagcaactgcaccccgcgctctcactgttaatgacttcgccgtgtcgttaagtattaatttacgcctatttcgtgttgcacatgtatgtttatgatgtatctagtttagttagcacctttggataacattgagagtccaactgaatataaaagagggcattttcagcgccacaaaagctttgggaacaaaattttataagggagcaaattttgacagaacaccggccgcGTCATTTGCTTGTGGCGCGTCGGTTTCCATTAAAAGTCAATCAAAGTAAACGCGCCGATAGGAAGAACACTGTTTTAAGATCGCCGCTGGGTACTACACCAGGGCCGGATTATGGGGGGGTATGGGCCACAGGGCCAGGAGTTTTCGAGACCCCCCCCCGGATCCTACAAAAGTTTCTTTCTGCTCTTCATTTTTGCAAAGTCGTCCAGTAACTCATCAAAGTTGAGCTGTTGAACAAACT of Corythoichthys intestinalis isolate RoL2023-P3 chromosome 3, ASM3026506v1, whole genome shotgun sequence contains these proteins:
- the pdxp gene encoding pyridoxal phosphate phosphatase; translation: MAVAFGFKGCRKIGGAQIRALLEAKEFFLFDCDGVLWHGEKAVAGAAQVVNSLMKQGKNVVFVTNNSTRPREKYLHKFYRLGFTAVALEHIFSSSYCSALYLRDVAKLRGQVFVVGCDGLRDELREAGIPCVEEADEPGATIYDCALAADVKAVLVGHDDRLTFLKLAKASCYLKDPECLFLATDNDPWHPLSSGRILPGSGSLMAALEVASGRKATVIGKPSRFMFECISSQFPGVDPTQCLMVGDRLETDMLFGSNCGLDTMLTLTGVSQMEEANQYGNSEVSAHQSLVPDYVVDTIADFLPAFEELEEQSN